One genomic segment of Cydia splendana chromosome 5, ilCydSple1.2, whole genome shotgun sequence includes these proteins:
- the LOC134791138 gene encoding uncharacterized integrin beta-like protein C05D9.3: MAKLSFRCFIAILFCVHWFGTPGSALDCNLAQKETCNECIKCGGIWCKDPYETRKCVPLTGGGDDWCPNHMETTHADLNSLDGKVFRPQYEEVLAHVDSGKVTTLKINGDTTVKSSRNVYHNILNTTQFDKSKVHVMIHKYPTKIEVTTKISPGFCSPSSQKIEYVFVEVGMPGVGEKAMLKYVVPCGCGCSEEVETGARACHGFGSLVCGTCQCDEDRHGKFCQCGPVSSSCAAPSRITPRCSGNGYCDDECNKCQCFTDKEGSQYFDQQDNCKDLGATVSDFLDCQKNKQFCLSCDRNVFFRKWNETLLYELYDGTRKSWVDLGSKLPGYFGSVIDSTIHVMRKPEC, encoded by the exons ATGGCCAAATTAAGTTTTCGATGTTTTATTGCGATATTATTTTGTGTCCACTGGTTTGGTACACCTGGTTCTGCTCTTGACTGTAACTTAGCGCAAAAGGAGACTTGTAATGAGTGCATCAAATGTGGTGGAATTTGGTGCAAGGATCCTTACGAG ACGCGTAAATGTGTACCTTTGACTGGTGGAGGGGACGATTGGTGTCCAAACCACATGGAAACCACCCACGCGGATCTAAACTCTTTAGACGGCAAGGTGTTCAGGCCCCAGTATGAGGAGGTGCTGGCTCATGTCGACTCTGGGAAAGTTACTACACTGAAAATAAATGGAGATACTACGGTGAAGAGTAGCAGAAAT GTATATCATAACATTTTAAACACAACGCAATTCGACAAATCGAAAGTTCACGTAATGATCCATAAATATCCTACTAAAATTGAAGTGACAACTAAAATCAGCCCAGGCTTTTGCTCGCCGTCATCGCAAAAAATCGAGTATGTTTTCGTGGAGGTTGGTATGCCGGGTGTGGGGGAGAAGGCTATGTTGAAGTATGTGGTGCCTTGTGGTTGTGGGTGCTCTGAGGAGGTAGAGACCGGGGCTCGGGCTTGTCATGGATTTGGAAGCCTTGTCTGCGGCACGTGTCAGTGTGACGAAGACAG ACATGGCAAGTTTTGTCAATGCGGTCCGGTGTCTTCGTCATGTGCTGCTCCCTCGCGTATT ACACCTCGATGCTCAGGCAATGGGTACTGTGACGACGAGTGCAACAAATGCCAGTGCTTCACCGACAAAGAGGGATCTCAGTATTTCGACCAACAAGATAACTGCAAGGACCTCGGCGCAACAGTCAGCGACTTCCTTGACTGccagaaaaataaacaattttgtttatCCTGTGACCGCAATGTATTTTTCCGCAAATGGAATGAAACTTTGCTGTATGAACTGTATGATGGTACTAGGAAATCTTGGGTCGATCTGGGGTCCAAATTGCCGGGATATTTCGGTTCTGTGATTGATTCTACTATTCACGTTATGCGAAAGCCAGAGTGCTAA